In Capsicum annuum cultivar UCD-10X-F1 chromosome 7, UCD10Xv1.1, whole genome shotgun sequence, one genomic interval encodes:
- the LOC124885572 gene encoding uncharacterized protein LOC124885572 — protein sequence MHGLPIILSSPIHQQQISDGHLADRVGDGVPRILKSFVKYRPTYKEIKPAFFYIRKEQVVLRSITLTVLEKIILQLPHFKSVDAVVHFIDLPSTGKQDCSHSSSDNELELLRSDVKVAYRRFLLIFVCFC from the exons atgcacgggctcccaatcatacttagtagcccgatccatcagcagcagattagtg ATGGCCATCTTGCTGACCGAGTGGGCGATGGTGTGCCACGTATACTGAAATCATTTGTAAAGTATAGACCAACATATAAAGAGATCAAGCCTGCATTTTTTTATATTAGGAAAGAGCAG GTTGTGTTGCGTAGCATTACGCTGACAGTTCTTGAAAAAATAATCCTTCAATTACCTCATTTCAAATCCGTGGATGCAGTTGTGCACTTTATTGATTTGCCTAGCACCGGTAAACAAGATTGTAGTCATTCGAGCTCAGATAATGAATTGGAACTCTTGAGAAGTGATGTTAAAGTGGCATATCGaaggtttttattaatatttgtatgtttttgctaa